A stretch of the Notamacropus eugenii isolate mMacEug1 chromosome 2, mMacEug1.pri_v2, whole genome shotgun sequence genome encodes the following:
- the CSDE1 gene encoding cold shock domain-containing protein E1 isoform X4, which produces MSFDPNLLHNNGHNGYPNGTSAALRETGVIEKLLTSYGFIQCSERQARLFFHCSQYNGNLQELKVGDDVEFEVSSDRRTGKPIAVKLVKIKPEIQPEERINGQEVFYLTYTPEDVEGNAQLETGDKINFIIDTNKHTGAVSARNIMLLKKKPTRCQGVVCAMKEAFGFIERGDVVKEIFFHYSEFKGDLEALQPGDDVEFTIKDRNGKEVATDVRLLPQGTVIFEDISIEHFDGTVTKVIPKVPNKNQNDPLPGRIKVDFVIPKELPFGDKDTKSKVTLLEGDHVRFNISTDRRDKLERATNIEVLTNTFQCTNETREMGVIAAMRDGFGFIKCVDRDARMFFHFSEILDGNQLHISDEVEFTVVPDMLSAQRNHAIRIKKLPKGTVSFHTHSDHRFVGTVEKEATFANPKTTSPNKGKEKEAEDGIIVYDDCGVKLTIAYQAKDLEGSTPPQIGDKVEFSVSETKRTGQQTATCVRLLGRNSNAKRLLGYVATLKDNFGFIETANHDKEIFFHYSEFSGDVDSLELGDMVEYSLSKGKGNKVSAEKVNKTHSVNGTTEEADPTIYSGKVIRPLRSVDPTQTEYQGMIEIVEEGDMKGEVYPFGIVGMANKGDCLQKGESVKFQLCVLGQNAQTMAYNITPLRRATVECVKDQFGFINYEVGDSKKLFFHVKEVQDGIELQAGDEVEFSVILNQRTGKCSACNVWRVCEGPKAVAAPRPDRLVNRLKSITLDDASAPRLMVLRQPRGPDNSMGFGAERKIRQAGVID; this is translated from the exons atgAGCTTTGATCCAAACCTTCTCCACAACAATGGACACAACGGGTACCCCAACGGTACTTCGGCAGCACTGCGTGAAACTGGGGTTATTGAAAAACTGCTGACCTCTTATGGATTTATTCAGTGTTCAGAACGTCAAGCTAGACTTTTCTTCCACTGTTCACAGTACAATGGCAACCTGCAGGAGCTAAAAGTAGGAG ATGATGTTGAATTTGAAGTATCATCTGACCGGCGGACTGGAAAACCTATTGCTGTTAAATTGGTGAAGATTAAACCAGAAATCCAACCAGAAGAAAGAATTAATGGACAA GAAGTGTTTTATCTGACTTACACCCCTGAAGACGTGGAAGGGAATGCTCAGCTGGAAACCGGAGATAAGATAAATTTTATAATTGACACAAATAAACA TACTGGTGCTGTAAGTGCTCGTAATATTATGCTGTTGAAAAAGAAGCCAACTCGCTGTCAAGGAGTAGTTTGTGCCATGAAG GAAGCATTTGGCTTTATTGAAAGGGGTGATGTTGTAAAGGAGATATTCTTTCACTATAGTGAATTTAAGGGTGACCTAGAAGCCTTACAGCCTGGAGATGACGTGGAATTCACAATCAAAGACAGAAAT gGTAAAGAAGTTGCAACAGATGTTAGACTACTGCCTCAAGGAACAGTTATTTTTGAAGATATCAGCATTGAACATTTTGATGGAACCGTAACCAAAGTTATTCCAAAAGTACCTAATAAAAACCAG aatgaTCCATTGCCTGGACGCATCAAAGTAGATTTTGTGATTCCTAAAGAACTTCCTTTTGGAGACAAAGATACAAAATCCAAGGTGACTCTGCTGGAAGGTGACCATGTTAGGTTTAACATTTCAACAGACCGACGTGACAAATTAGAACGAGCAACCAACATAGAAGTTCTCACCAATACGTTTCAATGCACTAATGAAACCAGAGAAATG GGTGTGATTGCTGCCATGAGAGATGGTTTTGGGTTTATCAAGTGTGTGGATCGTGATGCCCGCATGTTCTTTCACTTCAGTGAAATTTTGGATGGGAACCAGCTCCATATTTCAGACGAAGTAGAGTTTACTGTGGTTCCT GATATGCTGTCTGCCCAAAGAAATCATGCTATTCGGATTAAAAAGCTTCCTAAGGGCACAGTTTCGTTCCACACCCATTCAGATCACCGCTTTGTTGGCACTGTAGAGAAAGAAGCCACTTTTGCCAATCCCAAAACCACTAGTCCaaataaaggcaaagaaaag GAGGCTGAAGATGGAATTATTGTGTATGATGACTGTGGGGTGAAACTGACCATTGCATATCAAGCCAAGGACCTGGAAGGCTCCACTCCTCCTCAGATAGGAGATAAG GTTGAATTTAGTGTAAGTGAAACAAAGAGGACTGGTCAGCAGACAGCAACTTGTGTCCGACTTTTAGGTCGTAACTCCAATGCCAAGAGGCTCTTGGGTTATGTGGCAACCCTGAAGGATAATTTTGGATTTATTGAAACAGCCAATCATGATAAGGAAATCTTTTTCCATTACAG TGAGTTCTCTGGTGATGTCGATAGCCTGGAACTGGGGGACATGGTCGAATACAGCTTGTCAAAAGGCAAAGGCAACAAAGTCAGTGCGGAAAAGGTGAACAAAACACACTCAG TTAATGGCACGACTGAGgaagctgatccaaccatctaCTCGGGTAAAGTCATCCGCCCCCTGAGGAGTGTGGATCCAACCCAGACTGAATACCAAGGCATGATTGAGATCGTGGAGGAGG GGGACATGAAAGGTGAGGTCTATCCATTTGGCATTGTTGGGATGGCTAATAAAGGGGATTGCCTTCAGAAGGGGGAAAGTGTCAAATTCCAGTTGTGTGTCCTGGGTCAGAATGCACAAACAATGGCCTACAACATCACACCCCTGCGTAGGGCCACCGTGGAGTGTGTGAAGGATCAG TTTGGCTTCATTAACTATGAAGTTGGAGATAGCAAGAAACTCTTTTTCCATGTGAAGGAAGTTCAGGATGGCATTGAGCTACAGGCTGGAGATGAGGTAGAATTTTCAGTGATTCTCAATCAGCGTACTGGCAAATGCAGTGCCTGCAATGTCTGGCGTGTCTG
- the CSDE1 gene encoding cold shock domain-containing protein E1 isoform X3, with protein MSFDPNLLHNNGHNGYPNGTSAALRETGVIEKLLTSYGFIQCSERQARLFFHCSQYNGNLQELKVGDDVEFEVSSDRRTGKPIAVKLVKIKPEIQPEERINGQVVCAVPHNLESKSPAAPGQSPTGSVCYERNGEVFYLTYTPEDVEGNAQLETGDKINFIIDTNKHTGAVSARNIMLLKKKPTRCQGVVCAMKEAFGFIERGDVVKEIFFHYSEFKGDLEALQPGDDVEFTIKDRNGKEVATDVRLLPQGTVIFEDISIEHFDGTVTKVIPKVPNKNQNDPLPGRIKVDFVIPKELPFGDKDTKSKVTLLEGDHVRFNISTDRRDKLERATNIEVLTNTFQCTNETREMGVIAAMRDGFGFIKCVDRDARMFFHFSEILDGNQLHISDEVEFTVVPDMLSAQRNHAIRIKKLPKGTVSFHTHSDHRFVGTVEKEATFANPKTTSPNKGKEKEAEDGIIVYDDCGVKLTIAYQAKDLEGSTPPQIGDKVEFSVSETKRTGQQTATCVRLLGRNSNAKRLLGYVATLKDNFGFIETANHDKEIFFHYSEFSGDVDSLELGDMVEYSLSKGKGNKVSAEKVNKTHSVNGTTEEADPTIYSGKVIRPLRSVDPTQTEYQGMIEIVEEGDMKGEVYPFGIVGMANKGDCLQKGESVKFQLCVLGQNAQTMAYNITPLRRATVECVKDQFGFINYEVGDSKKLFFHVKEVQDGIELQAGDEVEFSVILNQRTGKCSACNVWRVCEGPKAVAAPRPDRLVNRLKSITLDDASAPRLMVLRQPRGPDNSMGFGAERKIRQAGVID; from the exons atgAGCTTTGATCCAAACCTTCTCCACAACAATGGACACAACGGGTACCCCAACGGTACTTCGGCAGCACTGCGTGAAACTGGGGTTATTGAAAAACTGCTGACCTCTTATGGATTTATTCAGTGTTCAGAACGTCAAGCTAGACTTTTCTTCCACTGTTCACAGTACAATGGCAACCTGCAGGAGCTAAAAGTAGGAG ATGATGTTGAATTTGAAGTATCATCTGACCGGCGGACTGGAAAACCTATTGCTGTTAAATTGGTGAAGATTAAACCAGAAATCCAACCAGAAGAAAGAATTAATGGACAA GTTGTGTGCGCTGTTCCTCACAACTTAGAGAGTAAATCTCCAGCTGCCCCGGGTCAGAGTCCAACAGGGAGTGTATGCTACGAACGTAATGGG GAAGTGTTTTATCTGACTTACACCCCTGAAGACGTGGAAGGGAATGCTCAGCTGGAAACCGGAGATAAGATAAATTTTATAATTGACACAAATAAACA TACTGGTGCTGTAAGTGCTCGTAATATTATGCTGTTGAAAAAGAAGCCAACTCGCTGTCAAGGAGTAGTTTGTGCCATGAAG GAAGCATTTGGCTTTATTGAAAGGGGTGATGTTGTAAAGGAGATATTCTTTCACTATAGTGAATTTAAGGGTGACCTAGAAGCCTTACAGCCTGGAGATGACGTGGAATTCACAATCAAAGACAGAAAT gGTAAAGAAGTTGCAACAGATGTTAGACTACTGCCTCAAGGAACAGTTATTTTTGAAGATATCAGCATTGAACATTTTGATGGAACCGTAACCAAAGTTATTCCAAAAGTACCTAATAAAAACCAG aatgaTCCATTGCCTGGACGCATCAAAGTAGATTTTGTGATTCCTAAAGAACTTCCTTTTGGAGACAAAGATACAAAATCCAAGGTGACTCTGCTGGAAGGTGACCATGTTAGGTTTAACATTTCAACAGACCGACGTGACAAATTAGAACGAGCAACCAACATAGAAGTTCTCACCAATACGTTTCAATGCACTAATGAAACCAGAGAAATG GGTGTGATTGCTGCCATGAGAGATGGTTTTGGGTTTATCAAGTGTGTGGATCGTGATGCCCGCATGTTCTTTCACTTCAGTGAAATTTTGGATGGGAACCAGCTCCATATTTCAGACGAAGTAGAGTTTACTGTGGTTCCT GATATGCTGTCTGCCCAAAGAAATCATGCTATTCGGATTAAAAAGCTTCCTAAGGGCACAGTTTCGTTCCACACCCATTCAGATCACCGCTTTGTTGGCACTGTAGAGAAAGAAGCCACTTTTGCCAATCCCAAAACCACTAGTCCaaataaaggcaaagaaaag GAGGCTGAAGATGGAATTATTGTGTATGATGACTGTGGGGTGAAACTGACCATTGCATATCAAGCCAAGGACCTGGAAGGCTCCACTCCTCCTCAGATAGGAGATAAG GTTGAATTTAGTGTAAGTGAAACAAAGAGGACTGGTCAGCAGACAGCAACTTGTGTCCGACTTTTAGGTCGTAACTCCAATGCCAAGAGGCTCTTGGGTTATGTGGCAACCCTGAAGGATAATTTTGGATTTATTGAAACAGCCAATCATGATAAGGAAATCTTTTTCCATTACAG TGAGTTCTCTGGTGATGTCGATAGCCTGGAACTGGGGGACATGGTCGAATACAGCTTGTCAAAAGGCAAAGGCAACAAAGTCAGTGCGGAAAAGGTGAACAAAACACACTCAG TTAATGGCACGACTGAGgaagctgatccaaccatctaCTCGGGTAAAGTCATCCGCCCCCTGAGGAGTGTGGATCCAACCCAGACTGAATACCAAGGCATGATTGAGATCGTGGAGGAGG GGGACATGAAAGGTGAGGTCTATCCATTTGGCATTGTTGGGATGGCTAATAAAGGGGATTGCCTTCAGAAGGGGGAAAGTGTCAAATTCCAGTTGTGTGTCCTGGGTCAGAATGCACAAACAATGGCCTACAACATCACACCCCTGCGTAGGGCCACCGTGGAGTGTGTGAAGGATCAG TTTGGCTTCATTAACTATGAAGTTGGAGATAGCAAGAAACTCTTTTTCCATGTGAAGGAAGTTCAGGATGGCATTGAGCTACAGGCTGGAGATGAGGTAGAATTTTCAGTGATTCTCAATCAGCGTACTGGCAAATGCAGTGCCTGCAATGTCTGGCGTGTCTG
- the CSDE1 gene encoding cold shock domain-containing protein E1 isoform X2: MENLFTVSSDPLPPPAVPRPSLPLPLSSSSTSSGSKKQKRTPLYQRSMSFDPNLLHNNGHNGYPNGTSAALRETGVIEKLLTSYGFIQCSERQARLFFHCSQYNGNLQELKVGDDVEFEVSSDRRTGKPIAVKLVKIKPEIQPEERINGQEVFYLTYTPEDVEGNAQLETGDKINFIIDTNKHTGAVSARNIMLLKKKPTRCQGVVCAMKEAFGFIERGDVVKEIFFHYSEFKGDLEALQPGDDVEFTIKDRNGKEVATDVRLLPQGTVIFEDISIEHFDGTVTKVIPKVPNKNQNDPLPGRIKVDFVIPKELPFGDKDTKSKVTLLEGDHVRFNISTDRRDKLERATNIEVLTNTFQCTNETREMGVIAAMRDGFGFIKCVDRDARMFFHFSEILDGNQLHISDEVEFTVVPDMLSAQRNHAIRIKKLPKGTVSFHTHSDHRFVGTVEKEATFANPKTTSPNKGKEKEAEDGIIVYDDCGVKLTIAYQAKDLEGSTPPQIGDKVEFSVSETKRTGQQTATCVRLLGRNSNAKRLLGYVATLKDNFGFIETANHDKEIFFHYSEFSGDVDSLELGDMVEYSLSKGKGNKVSAEKVNKTHSVNGTTEEADPTIYSGKVIRPLRSVDPTQTEYQGMIEIVEEGDMKGEVYPFGIVGMANKGDCLQKGESVKFQLCVLGQNAQTMAYNITPLRRATVECVKDQFGFINYEVGDSKKLFFHVKEVQDGIELQAGDEVEFSVILNQRTGKCSACNVWRVCEGPKAVAAPRPDRLVNRLKSITLDDASAPRLMVLRQPRGPDNSMGFGAERKIRQAGVID, translated from the exons ATGGAGAACCTTTTCACTGTGTCATCAGATCCTCTCCCCCCTCCTGCAGTTCCCcgtccttctcttcctttacctttatCTTCATCTTCTACCTCATCGGGGTCTAAAAAGCAGAAGAGGACCCCCCTGTATCAGAGATCT atgAGCTTTGATCCAAACCTTCTCCACAACAATGGACACAACGGGTACCCCAACGGTACTTCGGCAGCACTGCGTGAAACTGGGGTTATTGAAAAACTGCTGACCTCTTATGGATTTATTCAGTGTTCAGAACGTCAAGCTAGACTTTTCTTCCACTGTTCACAGTACAATGGCAACCTGCAGGAGCTAAAAGTAGGAG ATGATGTTGAATTTGAAGTATCATCTGACCGGCGGACTGGAAAACCTATTGCTGTTAAATTGGTGAAGATTAAACCAGAAATCCAACCAGAAGAAAGAATTAATGGACAA GAAGTGTTTTATCTGACTTACACCCCTGAAGACGTGGAAGGGAATGCTCAGCTGGAAACCGGAGATAAGATAAATTTTATAATTGACACAAATAAACA TACTGGTGCTGTAAGTGCTCGTAATATTATGCTGTTGAAAAAGAAGCCAACTCGCTGTCAAGGAGTAGTTTGTGCCATGAAG GAAGCATTTGGCTTTATTGAAAGGGGTGATGTTGTAAAGGAGATATTCTTTCACTATAGTGAATTTAAGGGTGACCTAGAAGCCTTACAGCCTGGAGATGACGTGGAATTCACAATCAAAGACAGAAAT gGTAAAGAAGTTGCAACAGATGTTAGACTACTGCCTCAAGGAACAGTTATTTTTGAAGATATCAGCATTGAACATTTTGATGGAACCGTAACCAAAGTTATTCCAAAAGTACCTAATAAAAACCAG aatgaTCCATTGCCTGGACGCATCAAAGTAGATTTTGTGATTCCTAAAGAACTTCCTTTTGGAGACAAAGATACAAAATCCAAGGTGACTCTGCTGGAAGGTGACCATGTTAGGTTTAACATTTCAACAGACCGACGTGACAAATTAGAACGAGCAACCAACATAGAAGTTCTCACCAATACGTTTCAATGCACTAATGAAACCAGAGAAATG GGTGTGATTGCTGCCATGAGAGATGGTTTTGGGTTTATCAAGTGTGTGGATCGTGATGCCCGCATGTTCTTTCACTTCAGTGAAATTTTGGATGGGAACCAGCTCCATATTTCAGACGAAGTAGAGTTTACTGTGGTTCCT GATATGCTGTCTGCCCAAAGAAATCATGCTATTCGGATTAAAAAGCTTCCTAAGGGCACAGTTTCGTTCCACACCCATTCAGATCACCGCTTTGTTGGCACTGTAGAGAAAGAAGCCACTTTTGCCAATCCCAAAACCACTAGTCCaaataaaggcaaagaaaag GAGGCTGAAGATGGAATTATTGTGTATGATGACTGTGGGGTGAAACTGACCATTGCATATCAAGCCAAGGACCTGGAAGGCTCCACTCCTCCTCAGATAGGAGATAAG GTTGAATTTAGTGTAAGTGAAACAAAGAGGACTGGTCAGCAGACAGCAACTTGTGTCCGACTTTTAGGTCGTAACTCCAATGCCAAGAGGCTCTTGGGTTATGTGGCAACCCTGAAGGATAATTTTGGATTTATTGAAACAGCCAATCATGATAAGGAAATCTTTTTCCATTACAG TGAGTTCTCTGGTGATGTCGATAGCCTGGAACTGGGGGACATGGTCGAATACAGCTTGTCAAAAGGCAAAGGCAACAAAGTCAGTGCGGAAAAGGTGAACAAAACACACTCAG TTAATGGCACGACTGAGgaagctgatccaaccatctaCTCGGGTAAAGTCATCCGCCCCCTGAGGAGTGTGGATCCAACCCAGACTGAATACCAAGGCATGATTGAGATCGTGGAGGAGG GGGACATGAAAGGTGAGGTCTATCCATTTGGCATTGTTGGGATGGCTAATAAAGGGGATTGCCTTCAGAAGGGGGAAAGTGTCAAATTCCAGTTGTGTGTCCTGGGTCAGAATGCACAAACAATGGCCTACAACATCACACCCCTGCGTAGGGCCACCGTGGAGTGTGTGAAGGATCAG TTTGGCTTCATTAACTATGAAGTTGGAGATAGCAAGAAACTCTTTTTCCATGTGAAGGAAGTTCAGGATGGCATTGAGCTACAGGCTGGAGATGAGGTAGAATTTTCAGTGATTCTCAATCAGCGTACTGGCAAATGCAGTGCCTGCAATGTCTGGCGTGTCTG
- the CSDE1 gene encoding cold shock domain-containing protein E1 isoform X1 → MENLFTVSSDPLPPPAVPRPSLPLPLSSSSTSSGSKKQKRTPLYQRSMSFDPNLLHNNGHNGYPNGTSAALRETGVIEKLLTSYGFIQCSERQARLFFHCSQYNGNLQELKVGDDVEFEVSSDRRTGKPIAVKLVKIKPEIQPEERINGQVVCAVPHNLESKSPAAPGQSPTGSVCYERNGEVFYLTYTPEDVEGNAQLETGDKINFIIDTNKHTGAVSARNIMLLKKKPTRCQGVVCAMKEAFGFIERGDVVKEIFFHYSEFKGDLEALQPGDDVEFTIKDRNGKEVATDVRLLPQGTVIFEDISIEHFDGTVTKVIPKVPNKNQNDPLPGRIKVDFVIPKELPFGDKDTKSKVTLLEGDHVRFNISTDRRDKLERATNIEVLTNTFQCTNETREMGVIAAMRDGFGFIKCVDRDARMFFHFSEILDGNQLHISDEVEFTVVPDMLSAQRNHAIRIKKLPKGTVSFHTHSDHRFVGTVEKEATFANPKTTSPNKGKEKEAEDGIIVYDDCGVKLTIAYQAKDLEGSTPPQIGDKVEFSVSETKRTGQQTATCVRLLGRNSNAKRLLGYVATLKDNFGFIETANHDKEIFFHYSEFSGDVDSLELGDMVEYSLSKGKGNKVSAEKVNKTHSVNGTTEEADPTIYSGKVIRPLRSVDPTQTEYQGMIEIVEEGDMKGEVYPFGIVGMANKGDCLQKGESVKFQLCVLGQNAQTMAYNITPLRRATVECVKDQFGFINYEVGDSKKLFFHVKEVQDGIELQAGDEVEFSVILNQRTGKCSACNVWRVCEGPKAVAAPRPDRLVNRLKSITLDDASAPRLMVLRQPRGPDNSMGFGAERKIRQAGVID, encoded by the exons ATGGAGAACCTTTTCACTGTGTCATCAGATCCTCTCCCCCCTCCTGCAGTTCCCcgtccttctcttcctttacctttatCTTCATCTTCTACCTCATCGGGGTCTAAAAAGCAGAAGAGGACCCCCCTGTATCAGAGATCT atgAGCTTTGATCCAAACCTTCTCCACAACAATGGACACAACGGGTACCCCAACGGTACTTCGGCAGCACTGCGTGAAACTGGGGTTATTGAAAAACTGCTGACCTCTTATGGATTTATTCAGTGTTCAGAACGTCAAGCTAGACTTTTCTTCCACTGTTCACAGTACAATGGCAACCTGCAGGAGCTAAAAGTAGGAG ATGATGTTGAATTTGAAGTATCATCTGACCGGCGGACTGGAAAACCTATTGCTGTTAAATTGGTGAAGATTAAACCAGAAATCCAACCAGAAGAAAGAATTAATGGACAA GTTGTGTGCGCTGTTCCTCACAACTTAGAGAGTAAATCTCCAGCTGCCCCGGGTCAGAGTCCAACAGGGAGTGTATGCTACGAACGTAATGGG GAAGTGTTTTATCTGACTTACACCCCTGAAGACGTGGAAGGGAATGCTCAGCTGGAAACCGGAGATAAGATAAATTTTATAATTGACACAAATAAACA TACTGGTGCTGTAAGTGCTCGTAATATTATGCTGTTGAAAAAGAAGCCAACTCGCTGTCAAGGAGTAGTTTGTGCCATGAAG GAAGCATTTGGCTTTATTGAAAGGGGTGATGTTGTAAAGGAGATATTCTTTCACTATAGTGAATTTAAGGGTGACCTAGAAGCCTTACAGCCTGGAGATGACGTGGAATTCACAATCAAAGACAGAAAT gGTAAAGAAGTTGCAACAGATGTTAGACTACTGCCTCAAGGAACAGTTATTTTTGAAGATATCAGCATTGAACATTTTGATGGAACCGTAACCAAAGTTATTCCAAAAGTACCTAATAAAAACCAG aatgaTCCATTGCCTGGACGCATCAAAGTAGATTTTGTGATTCCTAAAGAACTTCCTTTTGGAGACAAAGATACAAAATCCAAGGTGACTCTGCTGGAAGGTGACCATGTTAGGTTTAACATTTCAACAGACCGACGTGACAAATTAGAACGAGCAACCAACATAGAAGTTCTCACCAATACGTTTCAATGCACTAATGAAACCAGAGAAATG GGTGTGATTGCTGCCATGAGAGATGGTTTTGGGTTTATCAAGTGTGTGGATCGTGATGCCCGCATGTTCTTTCACTTCAGTGAAATTTTGGATGGGAACCAGCTCCATATTTCAGACGAAGTAGAGTTTACTGTGGTTCCT GATATGCTGTCTGCCCAAAGAAATCATGCTATTCGGATTAAAAAGCTTCCTAAGGGCACAGTTTCGTTCCACACCCATTCAGATCACCGCTTTGTTGGCACTGTAGAGAAAGAAGCCACTTTTGCCAATCCCAAAACCACTAGTCCaaataaaggcaaagaaaag GAGGCTGAAGATGGAATTATTGTGTATGATGACTGTGGGGTGAAACTGACCATTGCATATCAAGCCAAGGACCTGGAAGGCTCCACTCCTCCTCAGATAGGAGATAAG GTTGAATTTAGTGTAAGTGAAACAAAGAGGACTGGTCAGCAGACAGCAACTTGTGTCCGACTTTTAGGTCGTAACTCCAATGCCAAGAGGCTCTTGGGTTATGTGGCAACCCTGAAGGATAATTTTGGATTTATTGAAACAGCCAATCATGATAAGGAAATCTTTTTCCATTACAG TGAGTTCTCTGGTGATGTCGATAGCCTGGAACTGGGGGACATGGTCGAATACAGCTTGTCAAAAGGCAAAGGCAACAAAGTCAGTGCGGAAAAGGTGAACAAAACACACTCAG TTAATGGCACGACTGAGgaagctgatccaaccatctaCTCGGGTAAAGTCATCCGCCCCCTGAGGAGTGTGGATCCAACCCAGACTGAATACCAAGGCATGATTGAGATCGTGGAGGAGG GGGACATGAAAGGTGAGGTCTATCCATTTGGCATTGTTGGGATGGCTAATAAAGGGGATTGCCTTCAGAAGGGGGAAAGTGTCAAATTCCAGTTGTGTGTCCTGGGTCAGAATGCACAAACAATGGCCTACAACATCACACCCCTGCGTAGGGCCACCGTGGAGTGTGTGAAGGATCAG TTTGGCTTCATTAACTATGAAGTTGGAGATAGCAAGAAACTCTTTTTCCATGTGAAGGAAGTTCAGGATGGCATTGAGCTACAGGCTGGAGATGAGGTAGAATTTTCAGTGATTCTCAATCAGCGTACTGGCAAATGCAGTGCCTGCAATGTCTGGCGTGTCTG